The following proteins are co-located in the Deltaproteobacteria bacterium genome:
- the miaA gene encoding tRNA (adenosine(37)-N6)-dimethylallyltransferase MiaA — protein MAIPSIGIITGPTGVGKTELALSASEFLNAEIVNADSMQIYRYMDVGTAKPTVDERKRVPHHLIDVRDPDETCDASTYRRMADEAIRRILEKGKRALLVGGTGLYIKALLHGLFPVPPKSATVRARLKDEANRKGLDELHRRLLNVDPLAAQRIHPRDRVRIVRALEVYETTKTPISRLQAGHRFQESSYRVAYCVLSRPKPELYARIENRTDQMLAEGLVEEVKKLKSMGYGADLKSMQSIGYRHVARYLENEWSFEEATRLLKRDTRRYAKRQLTWFQSVDEARWFHPDDPKELLEHLMRFFEAEDG, from the coding sequence GTGGCCATCCCGAGTATCGGCATCATAACCGGCCCAACCGGAGTGGGAAAGACCGAACTGGCCTTGAGCGCGTCCGAATTTCTGAATGCCGAAATCGTCAATGCCGACTCCATGCAGATCTACCGTTACATGGACGTGGGTACGGCCAAGCCGACCGTCGACGAACGCAAGCGGGTACCCCACCATCTCATCGATGTGAGAGATCCGGACGAAACCTGCGACGCATCCACATACCGTCGAATGGCCGACGAGGCCATACGGCGGATTCTCGAAAAAGGCAAGCGCGCCCTTCTGGTGGGCGGAACGGGACTCTATATCAAAGCGCTCTTGCACGGCCTGTTTCCGGTGCCGCCCAAATCCGCCACGGTCCGCGCCCGGCTGAAAGACGAGGCCAACCGGAAGGGGCTGGATGAATTGCACCGTCGGTTGCTGAACGTGGACCCCCTTGCAGCCCAACGAATCCATCCCAGGGACAGGGTTCGCATTGTTCGGGCCCTGGAAGTGTACGAAACCACGAAAACGCCCATAAGCCGCCTTCAAGCCGGGCATCGTTTTCAGGAATCCTCGTATCGGGTCGCCTACTGCGTCCTTTCCCGGCCCAAACCGGAACTATACGCCCGTATCGAGAACCGAACGGACCAAATGCTGGCCGAAGGATTGGTGGAAGAAGTGAAAAAGCTGAAGTCCATGGGATACGGCGCCGATCTCAAGTCCATGCAGTCCATCGGATATCGGCACGTGGCGCGCTACCTGGAGAACGAATGGTCTTTTGAAGAGGCAACCCGGTTATTGAAGCGGGACACGAGACGCTACGCCAAACGGCAGCTCACGTGGTTCCAATCGGTGGACGAAGCCCGGTGGTTCCACCCGGATGACCCCAAAGAACTCCTCGAACATCTTATGCGGTTCTTCGAAGCGGAAGACGGCTAA